The following proteins are co-located in the Pseudomonas sp. DY-1 genome:
- a CDS encoding TetR family transcriptional regulator: MRRTKEEAEKTRGAILDAAEHLFLENGVAHTSLEQIARAAGVTRGAVYWHFQNKAHLFHEMLSQVRLPQEQMTERLCGCNGQDPMLSLRDLCLEAIVNLARDEQRKRIFNILLHRCEFTEELREAEERHYAFVNQFIQLSEALFARPACHERLRPGITPLVASRAVHGLVIGLFSDWTRDPALFDPLTDAEPMVDALFRGLVKDWD, encoded by the coding sequence ATGCGCAGAACGAAAGAAGAAGCAGAGAAGACCCGGGGGGCGATCCTCGACGCCGCCGAACACCTTTTCCTGGAAAACGGCGTGGCACATACATCGCTGGAACAGATTGCCCGCGCCGCCGGGGTGACCCGTGGCGCGGTCTACTGGCACTTCCAGAACAAGGCCCACCTGTTCCACGAGATGCTCTCCCAGGTGCGCCTACCCCAGGAGCAGATGACCGAACGGCTTTGCGGGTGCAATGGCCAGGACCCGATGCTGTCGCTACGCGACCTGTGCCTGGAAGCCATCGTCAACCTGGCAAGGGACGAGCAGCGCAAACGCATCTTCAACATCCTGCTGCACCGCTGCGAATTCACCGAAGAGCTGCGCGAGGCCGAAGAGCGTCACTACGCCTTCGTCAATCAGTTCATCCAGCTCAGCGAAGCGCTGTTCGCCCGCCCCGCCTGCCACGAGCGCCTGCGCCCGGGCATTACGCCGTTAGTGGCGTCCCGGGCGGTGCATGGCTTGGTGATCGGCCTGTTCAGCGACTGGACCCGCGACCCCGCGCTGTTCGACCCGCTGACCGATGCCGAACCCATGGTGGACGCCTTGTTCCGGGGGCTGGTGAAGGATTGGGACTGA
- the bfr gene encoding bacterioferritin, which translates to MQGQAEVVDYLKDLLRGELAARDQYFLHSRMYQDWGFNKLFERINHEMEEETQHADALLQRILFLEATPDMRPRTIHPGHTVPDMLRADLKLEYEVRAALSKGIALCEKHKDYMSRDILAAQLKDTEEDHAYWLEQQLGMIDRIGLQNYLQSQA; encoded by the coding sequence ATGCAAGGCCAAGCCGAAGTGGTTGATTACCTCAAGGACTTGTTGCGCGGTGAACTGGCCGCCCGTGACCAGTACTTCCTGCATTCGCGGATGTACCAGGACTGGGGCTTCAACAAGCTCTTCGAACGCATCAACCACGAGATGGAAGAAGAGACCCAGCACGCCGATGCCCTGCTGCAGCGCATCCTCTTCCTCGAAGCCACTCCGGACATGCGCCCGCGCACCATTCATCCCGGCCACACCGTGCCGGACATGCTGCGTGCCGACCTCAAGCTGGAATATGAAGTTCGTGCCGCGCTGAGCAAGGGCATTGCCCTGTGCGAGAAGCACAAGGACTACATGAGCCGCGATATCCTCGCCGCCCAGCTCAAGGACACCGAGGAAGATCACGCCTACTGGCTGGAACAGCAGCTCGGCATGATCGACCGCATCGGCCTGCAGAACTACCTGCAGTCGCAGGCTTGA
- a CDS encoding efflux RND transporter periplasmic adaptor subunit, with product MPLTRSLPFSLALLAASASFTGLAGAADAPGGAPPAPEVVVETAKAAPLPLVLEYAGRTAGFREVEVRAQVSGILQQRTYTEGSRVKQGQILFRIDPRTYEAALARAKGALAQEQARYRQTERDLKRTRELQKKGFASESELDNAISNFEQSKANVEAAQAEVKARQIDLDYTTVEAPISGMTSKETRSEGSLIVAGDPNGSLLTQLTQLDPIYVNFAYPDTEAERLREGVKNGKVELPPDGLLSADLRFGDGSTYPLSGRVDFTDSFVNTGTGTVSARAVVPNPEQKLLPGMFVRVLVKGFTRPQAITLPERALAQGPRGTFVYVVDKDGMARVRQVKTGDTRDGRWVIESGVSTGDRVIVEGLPKVRPDSPVKAVEASQAPAEQSAKQS from the coding sequence ATGCCGTTAACCCGCAGCCTTCCCTTCAGCCTTGCACTTCTCGCCGCAAGCGCCAGTTTTACCGGCCTTGCCGGTGCCGCTGATGCTCCGGGTGGCGCACCACCGGCCCCCGAAGTGGTGGTGGAGACCGCCAAGGCCGCGCCGCTCCCGCTTGTCCTCGAGTATGCCGGGCGTACAGCGGGATTCCGTGAAGTGGAGGTCCGGGCGCAAGTCAGCGGCATCCTCCAGCAACGCACCTACACCGAAGGCAGCCGGGTGAAGCAGGGCCAGATTCTGTTCCGTATCGACCCACGTACCTACGAAGCCGCCCTGGCTCGGGCCAAGGGCGCGCTGGCCCAGGAACAGGCGCGCTACCGGCAGACCGAGCGCGACCTCAAGCGAACCCGCGAGTTGCAGAAGAAGGGGTTCGCCAGCGAAAGCGAACTGGATAACGCGATTTCCAACTTCGAGCAGAGCAAGGCCAACGTCGAGGCCGCCCAGGCTGAGGTGAAGGCCCGTCAGATCGACCTCGACTACACCACGGTGGAAGCGCCCATTTCCGGCATGACCAGCAAGGAAACCCGATCCGAGGGCAGCCTCATCGTGGCAGGCGATCCGAATGGCAGCCTGCTGACCCAACTCACCCAGCTCGATCCCATCTACGTCAACTTCGCCTATCCCGATACCGAGGCCGAGCGCCTGCGCGAAGGTGTGAAGAACGGCAAGGTCGAGTTGCCGCCGGACGGATTGCTCAGTGCTGATCTGAGGTTTGGCGACGGTTCCACCTACCCGCTCTCCGGCCGGGTCGACTTCACCGACAGTTTCGTCAACACCGGCACCGGTACCGTCAGTGCGCGCGCCGTGGTACCCAATCCGGAGCAGAAGCTGTTGCCCGGTATGTTCGTGCGCGTGCTGGTGAAGGGCTTCACGCGGCCTCAGGCCATCACTCTCCCCGAACGTGCCCTTGCACAGGGGCCGCGCGGCACCTTCGTCTACGTGGTGGACAAGGACGGCATGGCGCGGGTGCGCCAGGTCAAGACCGGTGATACCCGCGACGGTCGCTGGGTGATCGAGTCCGGCGTCTCGACTGGCGACCGGGTGATAGTCGAAGGTCTGCCCAAGGTCCGCCCCGACTCGCCGGTAAAGGCCGTGGAGGCCAGCCAGGCCCCGGCCGAACAATCCGCCAAGCAATCCTGA
- a CDS encoding DUF2218 domain-containing protein, which yields MTLTASAHVATATPARYITRLCKHFAHRVPVSHDNQQGRIEFDLGLGLLRAEDDGLTLSVESQSTEGLERLKDIVGSHFVRVAWQEELQLEWSA from the coding sequence ATGACCCTGACCGCATCCGCCCATGTCGCCACCGCCACCCCGGCGCGCTACATCACCCGCCTGTGCAAGCACTTCGCCCATCGTGTGCCCGTGAGCCACGACAATCAGCAGGGCCGCATCGAGTTCGACCTGGGCCTCGGCCTCCTGCGCGCGGAAGACGATGGCCTGACCTTGTCCGTGGAAAGTCAATCGACCGAAGGCCTGGAGCGACTGAAGGACATCGTCGGCAGTCACTTCGTGCGCGTGGCCTGGCAGGAAGAGCTGCAGCTGGAGTGGAGTGCCTGA
- a CDS encoding acetyl-CoA C-acetyltransferase, producing the protein MAQLRRVAIVGGNRIPFARSNTVYATASNQDMLTSALEGLVERFNLHGVRVGEFAAGAVLKHSRDFNLARECVLGSRLAPETPAYDIQQACGTGLEAAILVANKIALGQIECGIAGGVDTTSDAPIGVHEELRKILLEANRAKTTSDKIKTLLKVRPRHLAPNIPRNGEPRTGLSMGEHCELMAQTWAIPRDEQDQLAIASHQKLAAAYAEGWQNDLMSPFRGLNRDQNLRPDINAEKLAGLKPVFERGPRGTLTAANSTPLTDGASVVLLASEEWAKARGLPVLAYFRDGEAAAVDFVSGEEGLLMAPVYAVPRLLARNNLCLQDFDYYEIHEAFAAQVLCTLKAWEDADYCKSRLDLDKPLGSIDRSKMNVKGSSLAAGHPFAATGGRIVANLAKLLSVAGEGRGLISICAAGGQGVTAILEK; encoded by the coding sequence ATGGCCCAGCTTCGCCGGGTCGCCATCGTCGGCGGCAACCGCATCCCCTTCGCCCGCTCCAACACCGTCTACGCCACGGCGAGCAACCAGGACATGCTGACCAGCGCCCTGGAGGGCCTGGTGGAACGCTTCAACCTGCATGGCGTGCGCGTAGGCGAGTTCGCCGCTGGCGCAGTACTCAAGCACTCCCGCGATTTCAACCTGGCCCGTGAATGCGTGCTGGGCTCGCGATTGGCACCGGAAACCCCGGCCTACGACATCCAGCAGGCCTGTGGCACGGGCCTCGAGGCCGCCATCCTGGTGGCCAACAAGATCGCCCTCGGCCAGATCGAATGCGGTATCGCCGGCGGCGTGGACACTACTTCCGACGCGCCCATCGGTGTGCATGAGGAGCTGCGCAAGATCCTGCTGGAAGCCAACCGTGCCAAGACCACCAGCGACAAGATCAAGACCCTTCTGAAGGTTCGCCCGCGTCACCTGGCGCCGAACATTCCGCGCAACGGCGAACCGCGTACCGGGCTGTCCATGGGTGAACACTGCGAGCTGATGGCGCAGACCTGGGCCATCCCGCGCGATGAGCAGGACCAACTGGCCATCGCCAGTCACCAGAAGCTCGCGGCAGCTTATGCCGAGGGCTGGCAGAACGACCTGATGAGCCCCTTCCGTGGCCTGAACCGCGACCAGAACCTGCGCCCGGACATCAATGCCGAGAAGTTGGCCGGCCTGAAACCGGTGTTCGAGCGCGGCCCGCGCGGCACCCTGACGGCGGCGAACTCGACGCCTCTGACCGACGGCGCCTCGGTGGTGCTGCTGGCCAGCGAGGAGTGGGCGAAGGCGCGCGGCCTGCCGGTCCTCGCTTACTTCCGGGACGGCGAAGCGGCGGCGGTGGATTTCGTCAGCGGCGAGGAAGGCCTGTTGATGGCGCCGGTCTACGCGGTTCCGCGTCTGCTCGCGCGCAACAACCTGTGCCTGCAGGACTTCGATTACTACGAGATCCACGAAGCCTTCGCCGCCCAGGTGCTCTGCACCCTCAAGGCCTGGGAGGACGCCGACTACTGCAAGAGCCGTCTCGATCTGGACAAGCCGCTGGGCTCCATCGACCGCAGCAAGATGAACGTCAAGGGCAGCTCGCTCGCGGCTGGCCACCCGTTCGCCGCCACCGGCGGGCGAATTGTCGCCAACCTGGCCAAGCTGCTTTCGGTGGCGGGTGAGGGGCGCGGACTCATCTCGATTTGCGCTGCGGGTGGCCAGGGTGTGACCGCGATCCTGGAAAAGTAA
- a CDS encoding EamA family transporter, translating to MPLPHILLALLVTLIWGVNFVVIKVGLEDFPPLLFCALRFALAALPLLFLRGPMPAPFWRIVQIGLLLGVIKFGLLFVGMHLGMPAGLSSLVLQSQVFFTILIAALFLGERPSRRGLLGLLLAASGLVLIGLGRPLGDSLLAFMLVIAAALVWAFANIATKRSGAKDMLRLICWVSLIPPLPLLLLSYVFEGPEAIASALSHPSWGGIGALVYIAFLATTVGFGLWSFLLQRYPASLVTPFALAVPVSGLLSGWLLLGEELSATGWLACVLVFVGLAITVLPKGLLGRTFSGSSRLTPGP from the coding sequence ATGCCTCTTCCACACATTCTCCTGGCCCTGCTGGTCACCCTGATCTGGGGCGTCAATTTCGTGGTGATCAAGGTCGGCCTGGAAGATTTCCCTCCGCTGCTGTTCTGCGCGCTGCGCTTCGCCCTCGCGGCGCTGCCGCTGCTGTTCCTGCGCGGACCGATGCCGGCGCCGTTCTGGCGCATCGTGCAGATCGGCCTGCTACTGGGCGTGATCAAGTTCGGCCTGTTGTTCGTCGGCATGCACCTGGGAATGCCGGCTGGGCTGTCGTCGCTGGTGCTGCAGAGCCAGGTGTTCTTCACCATCCTGATCGCGGCGCTATTTCTCGGCGAGCGGCCCAGCCGTAGAGGCCTGCTGGGGCTCCTGCTGGCAGCATCCGGGCTGGTGCTGATCGGCCTGGGCCGGCCATTGGGGGACAGCCTGCTGGCGTTCATGCTGGTGATTGCCGCGGCGCTGGTCTGGGCCTTCGCCAATATCGCCACCAAACGCAGCGGCGCGAAGGACATGCTGCGGTTGATCTGCTGGGTCAGCCTGATCCCGCCGCTGCCCTTGCTGCTGCTCTCCTATGTCTTCGAAGGCCCCGAAGCCATTGCCAGCGCGTTGAGCCACCCGAGCTGGGGCGGCATCGGCGCGCTGGTCTACATCGCCTTCCTCGCCACCACCGTGGGCTTTGGCCTCTGGAGCTTCCTGCTGCAGCGCTATCCGGCCAGCCTGGTGACACCCTTCGCCCTGGCGGTGCCGGTGTCGGGGCTGCTGTCCGGCTGGTTGCTTTTGGGCGAGGAACTCAGTGCCACCGGCTGGCTGGCATGCGTGCTGGTGTTCGTAGGGCTGGCAATCACCGTACTGCCCAAGGGCTTGTTGGGGCGCACCTTCAGTGGCAGCAGCCGCCTGACTCCAGGTCCTTGA
- a CDS encoding NAD(P)-dependent oxidoreductase has protein sequence MKIALIGATGFVGSAVLSEALQRGHQVTAIVRHPEKLSQHAQLDAVKGDAYDAANIAGAVAGHDAVIHAFNPGWGEVKIRELFIQGTQAIFAGIRQAGLKRLLVVGGAGSLYVAPNLQLIDTPDFPAEYKEGAEGARQALRLIREEQDLDWTFISPPALLEPGERTGRFRVGGDQLLMSGDHPARISVADLAVAIVDELEQPQHIRQRFTVGY, from the coding sequence ATGAAAATCGCCCTGATCGGCGCCACCGGTTTCGTCGGCTCCGCCGTCCTCAGCGAAGCCCTGCAACGCGGCCACCAGGTGACCGCCATCGTCCGCCATCCGGAAAAACTCTCGCAGCACGCTCAGCTCGACGCCGTGAAAGGCGACGCCTATGACGCCGCAAACATCGCCGGGGCAGTAGCCGGCCACGACGCAGTGATCCACGCCTTCAACCCCGGCTGGGGCGAAGTGAAGATTCGCGAACTGTTCATCCAGGGTACCCAGGCCATCTTCGCCGGAATCCGGCAGGCCGGCCTCAAGCGCCTGCTGGTGGTCGGCGGGGCCGGCAGCCTCTATGTCGCGCCAAACCTGCAGCTGATCGATACCCCGGATTTCCCTGCCGAGTACAAGGAAGGCGCGGAAGGCGCACGCCAGGCACTCCGCCTGATCCGCGAAGAACAGGACCTGGACTGGACCTTCATTTCCCCGCCCGCCCTGCTGGAACCGGGCGAGCGCACCGGCCGCTTCCGCGTCGGCGGCGACCAGCTGCTGATGAGCGGCGACCATCCGGCACGTATCTCGGTGGCGGACCTCGCCGTGGCCATCGTCGACGAACTGGAACAACCCCAACACATCCGCCAACGTTTCACCGTCGGCTACTGA
- the cueR gene encoding Cu(I)-responsive transcriptional regulator: protein MNIGQAAKKSGLTAKMIRYYEGIGLLPEAGRTDSGYRQYNSQDLHTLAFIKRSRDLGFSLEEVGRLLELWQDRQRASADVKELARDHIEALNRKISELAGLRDTLQELVDHCQGDHRPDCPILKDLESGGCCH from the coding sequence ATGAACATCGGCCAAGCGGCGAAGAAAAGCGGGCTGACCGCGAAGATGATTCGCTACTACGAAGGCATCGGCCTGCTGCCGGAAGCCGGACGCACCGACAGCGGCTACCGCCAGTACAACAGCCAGGACCTGCACACCCTGGCGTTCATAAAACGCTCGCGGGACCTCGGATTTTCACTGGAGGAAGTGGGCCGGCTGCTGGAGCTCTGGCAAGACCGCCAGCGCGCCAGCGCCGATGTGAAGGAGCTGGCCCGCGACCATATCGAAGCGCTGAACCGCAAGATCTCCGAGCTCGCGGGTCTGCGCGACACGCTTCAGGAGCTGGTGGATCACTGCCAGGGCGACCATCGCCCGGATTGCCCGATCCTCAAGGACCTGGAGTCAGGCGGCTGCTGCCACTGA
- a CDS encoding LysR family transcriptional regulator, producing the protein MEQLKRMAVFATVVERGSMVAAAEVLGMTASAVSQQIRKLEEETQVSLLHRTTRKLTLTEAGAVFYKSCAQVLELAQQAEQRLAELRDAPVGELRIAAPVGFSTGMLTEALAPLLEAHPGLSLQLFFHDEQIDLVEQRIDLAIRVGSQEDSSLVARHLADWPAVLCCAPAYLARSGPIQRPERLLELDWISLNGERQQHQVTFTSPGGEQQRLRLEPRVACNNILAVRSFTLAGLGISLQPEPEVREELASGRLLALLPEWQPRPVGLYIVTPRRDALPAKVRYAIEALRRGLLRRG; encoded by the coding sequence ATGGAGCAGCTAAAGCGCATGGCGGTGTTCGCCACCGTGGTCGAGCGCGGCAGCATGGTGGCAGCCGCCGAAGTGCTGGGCATGACGGCCTCGGCAGTGAGCCAGCAAATTCGCAAGCTGGAAGAGGAAACCCAGGTCAGCCTGCTGCATCGCACCACGCGCAAGCTGACCCTGACTGAGGCTGGCGCGGTGTTCTACAAGAGCTGCGCCCAGGTGCTGGAGCTGGCGCAGCAGGCCGAGCAGCGCCTGGCGGAACTGCGCGATGCCCCGGTGGGCGAGCTGCGCATCGCGGCGCCCGTGGGCTTCTCTACCGGCATGCTGACCGAGGCTCTGGCGCCACTGCTGGAAGCCCATCCTGGCCTCAGCCTGCAACTGTTCTTTCATGACGAGCAGATCGACCTGGTGGAGCAGCGCATCGACCTGGCCATCCGCGTGGGCTCTCAGGAAGATTCCAGCCTGGTGGCCCGGCATCTTGCTGACTGGCCGGCGGTGCTCTGCTGCGCGCCGGCCTATCTGGCCCGCAGCGGTCCGATCCAGCGGCCCGAGCGGCTGCTGGAGCTGGACTGGATCAGCCTCAATGGCGAACGCCAGCAGCACCAGGTGACTTTCACCAGCCCCGGCGGGGAACAACAACGGCTGCGCTTGGAGCCGCGCGTGGCGTGCAACAATATCCTCGCGGTGCGCAGCTTCACCCTGGCTGGCCTCGGTATTTCGTTGCAGCCGGAACCGGAAGTGCGCGAGGAATTGGCCAGCGGCCGGCTGTTGGCATTGCTTCCCGAGTGGCAGCCGAGGCCGGTGGGGCTCTACATTGTCACCCCGCGCCGCGATGCATTGCCGGCCAAGGTGCGCTATGCCATCGAAGCCCTTCGTCGCGGTCTTTTGCGTCGTGGATAG
- a CDS encoding heavy metal translocating P-type ATPase, with protein MTNPTAFDLPISGMTCASCAGRVERALAKVPGVQAASVNLATEQARVKASGDSLPALVAAVEAAGYQVPAQRLELAIGGMTCASCVGRVERALRKVPGVADVTVNLASERAHLQIFGPPDGTRLVQAVEAAGYTASLVDEDQPPVDDTEARLSRERWAVLLALALALPLVVPMLLEWFGLHWMLPAWAQFALATPVQFILGARFYRAAWKAVKAGAGNMDLLVAIGTSAGYGLSLYQWWTAHPGHTPHLYFEASAVVIALVLLGKYLESRAKRQTSAAIRALEALRPERATRLRDGREEDVAIAALQLGDLLVVKPGERFPADGEVSEGQSHADEALISGESLPVPKQPGDRVTAGAINGEGRLLVRTTALGGETVLARIIRLVEDAQAAKAPIQKLVDRVSQVFVPAVMLIALATLAGWLLAGAGIETALINAVAVLVIACPCALGLATPTAIMAGTGVAARHGILIKDAEALEVAHAVTAVAFDKTGTLTSGTPRIAHLVAAHGDENELLQLAGALQRGSEHPLAKAVLDTCVDRGLDAPNVDDSRALAGRGIQGRVNGRLLALGNRRLLDEQQLAAGDLASQAKEWETEGRTLSWLLELQPEPRVLGLFAFGDTLKDGAAQAVTTLRERDIHSHLITGDNRGSARVVAEALGIDSVHAEVLPADKAATVAALKARGAVVAMVGDGINDAPALAAADVGIAMGGGTDVAMHAAGITLMRGDPRLVPAALDISRRTYAKIRQNLFWAFIYNLIGIPLAAAGLLSPVVAGAAMALSSVSVVSNALLLKTWKPDD; from the coding sequence ATGACCAACCCAACCGCATTCGACCTGCCCATCTCCGGGATGACTTGCGCCAGCTGCGCCGGACGAGTGGAGCGCGCCCTGGCCAAAGTGCCCGGCGTGCAGGCCGCAAGCGTCAACCTGGCTACCGAACAGGCTCGTGTTAAAGCCTCGGGCGACAGCCTGCCGGCCCTGGTAGCGGCCGTGGAAGCCGCGGGCTACCAGGTGCCCGCCCAGCGGCTGGAACTGGCCATCGGCGGCATGACCTGCGCCAGCTGCGTCGGTCGCGTGGAGCGGGCCCTGCGCAAGGTGCCGGGCGTGGCCGACGTGACCGTGAACCTGGCCAGCGAACGCGCCCACCTGCAAATCTTCGGCCCCCCCGACGGCACCCGCCTGGTCCAGGCGGTGGAAGCCGCCGGCTATACCGCCAGCCTTGTGGATGAAGATCAGCCACCAGTGGATGACACCGAAGCTCGCCTAAGCCGTGAACGCTGGGCCGTCCTGCTTGCCCTCGCCCTGGCGCTGCCACTGGTGGTCCCCATGCTGCTGGAATGGTTCGGCCTGCACTGGATGCTGCCGGCCTGGGCACAGTTCGCCCTGGCCACGCCCGTGCAGTTCATCCTTGGCGCACGCTTCTACCGCGCAGCCTGGAAAGCGGTGAAAGCAGGCGCCGGCAACATGGACTTGCTGGTGGCCATTGGCACCAGCGCCGGCTATGGCCTCAGCCTCTATCAATGGTGGACCGCGCATCCCGGCCACACACCGCATCTCTACTTCGAAGCCTCAGCCGTGGTGATTGCCCTGGTTCTGCTGGGCAAATATCTGGAAAGCCGGGCCAAACGTCAGACCAGCGCCGCCATCCGCGCCCTGGAAGCCCTGCGCCCGGAACGCGCCACTCGCCTTAGGGATGGCCGCGAGGAGGACGTCGCCATCGCCGCTTTGCAACTTGGTGACCTGCTGGTGGTGAAGCCCGGCGAGCGCTTCCCCGCCGACGGCGAGGTCAGCGAAGGGCAAAGCCACGCCGACGAAGCGCTGATCAGCGGCGAGAGCCTGCCGGTGCCCAAGCAGCCCGGCGACCGCGTCACGGCAGGAGCCATCAACGGCGAAGGGCGTCTGCTGGTGCGTACCACGGCACTTGGTGGTGAGACCGTGCTGGCGCGAATCATCCGCCTGGTGGAAGACGCACAGGCGGCCAAGGCGCCCATCCAGAAGCTGGTGGACCGCGTCAGCCAGGTGTTCGTCCCGGCGGTAATGCTGATTGCCCTGGCCACTCTGGCCGGCTGGTTGTTGGCCGGTGCCGGCATCGAGACCGCGCTGATCAATGCCGTTGCGGTGCTGGTCATCGCCTGCCCCTGTGCACTTGGCCTCGCCACTCCCACCGCGATCATGGCCGGAACCGGCGTGGCGGCACGCCACGGAATCCTGATCAAGGACGCCGAAGCCCTGGAAGTTGCTCACGCCGTGACGGCCGTGGCCTTCGACAAGACCGGCACTCTCACCTCCGGCACCCCGCGCATCGCTCACCTTGTTGCGGCGCATGGCGACGAGAACGAGCTGCTGCAACTGGCCGGAGCGCTGCAACGCGGCAGTGAACACCCGCTCGCCAAAGCGGTGCTGGATACCTGCGTCGATCGCGGCCTGGACGCTCCCAACGTGGACGACAGTCGTGCCTTGGCCGGCCGCGGAATCCAAGGCAGGGTGAACGGCCGCCTGCTGGCCCTGGGAAACCGTCGTTTGCTGGATGAACAGCAGCTTGCGGCAGGCGACCTGGCCAGCCAGGCCAAAGAATGGGAGACCGAGGGACGCACTCTGTCGTGGTTGCTGGAGCTGCAACCGGAGCCGCGTGTGCTCGGCCTCTTCGCCTTCGGTGACACCCTCAAGGATGGCGCTGCACAGGCTGTCACGACCCTGCGCGAGCGGGATATCCACAGTCACCTGATCACCGGCGATAACCGCGGCAGTGCGCGGGTGGTGGCCGAGGCCCTGGGCATCGACTCGGTACACGCCGAGGTGCTGCCGGCGGACAAGGCCGCCACAGTGGCAGCGCTCAAAGCCCGGGGGGCAGTAGTAGCAATGGTGGGCGACGGCATCAACGACGCCCCGGCCCTGGCCGCCGCCGACGTCGGCATCGCCATGGGCGGCGGTACGGACGTGGCCATGCACGCCGCCGGTATCACCCTGATGCGCGGCGACCCGCGCCTTGTTCCAGCGGCCCTGGATATCTCCCGCCGGACCTATGCGAAGATTCGCCAGAACCTGTTCTGGGCCTTCATCTACAACCTGATCGGCATCCCCCTGGCCGCCGCCGGCCTGCTCAGCCCCGTAGTGGCGGGTGCGGCCATGGCGCTGTCCAGTGTCAGCGTGGTGAGCAATGCACTGCTGCTGAAGACTTGGAAGCCGGACGATTGA
- a CDS encoding heavy-metal-associated domain-containing protein, translating to MQVFKVQGMSCGHCVRAITQAVQARDQAAEVQVDLAAGEVRVASRLAEEQVLEAIREEGYQAEAA from the coding sequence ATGCAGGTATTCAAGGTTCAAGGCATGTCTTGCGGGCACTGCGTCCGCGCCATCACCCAGGCTGTGCAGGCCCGCGACCAGGCGGCTGAAGTACAGGTGGACCTGGCGGCCGGCGAAGTGCGGGTCGCCAGCCGGCTTGCCGAAGAGCAGGTTCTGGAAGCGATCCGCGAAGAGGGTTATCAGGCCGAGGCGGCCTGA
- a CDS encoding PA4780 family RIO1-like protein kinase yields the protein MKTPKRLEPLLEDGLIDEVLRPLMSGKEASVYVVRCGSELRCAKVYKEANKRGFRQAAEYQEGRKVRNSRDARAMAKGSKYGRREREETWQNAEVAALFRLANAGVRVPKPYDFLDGVLLMELVSDGEGDAAPRLNDVDLTPEDAREFHGFMIGEIVKMLCAGLVHGDLSEFNVLLDPYGPVIIDLPQAVDAAGNNHAFRMLERDVGNMAEYFGQFAPELKFTRYAKEMWALFEEGKLTPESPLTGHFDEPEDSADLDAVMREIKAALADEARRQAALAEQDAPQGLEEPTPPWMRG from the coding sequence ATGAAGACCCCGAAACGCCTTGAGCCATTGCTGGAAGATGGCCTGATCGATGAAGTCCTGCGCCCGCTGATGAGCGGCAAGGAAGCCTCCGTGTACGTGGTGCGCTGCGGCAGTGAGCTGCGTTGCGCCAAGGTCTACAAGGAGGCCAACAAGCGTGGTTTCCGCCAGGCCGCCGAATACCAGGAAGGCCGCAAGGTGCGTAACAGCCGCGATGCCCGGGCCATGGCCAAGGGCTCGAAGTACGGCCGCCGCGAGCGCGAGGAAACCTGGCAGAACGCCGAGGTGGCGGCGCTGTTCCGACTCGCCAACGCCGGGGTACGGGTACCCAAGCCCTACGACTTCCTCGATGGCGTACTGCTCATGGAGCTGGTCAGCGACGGTGAAGGCGATGCCGCGCCACGCCTGAACGATGTCGACTTGACGCCGGAGGATGCGCGCGAGTTCCACGGTTTCATGATCGGCGAGATCGTCAAGATGCTCTGCGCCGGGCTGGTTCATGGCGACCTGTCAGAGTTCAACGTGCTACTCGACCCCTACGGCCCGGTCATCATCGACCTGCCCCAGGCCGTGGATGCGGCAGGCAACAACCACGCCTTCCGCATGCTGGAGCGAGATGTTGGCAATATGGCCGAGTATTTCGGCCAGTTCGCCCCCGAATTGAAGTTCACCCGCTACGCCAAGGAAATGTGGGCGCTCTTCGAGGAAGGCAAGCTGACCCCGGAAAGTCCGCTTACCGGCCACTTCGACGAGCCCGAGGACTCTGCCGACCTGGACGCGGTGATGCGCGAAATCAAGGCGGCCCTGGCTGACGAGGCCCGACGCCAGGCGGCGCTGGCCGAGCAGGACGCGCCGCAAGGGCTTGAAGAGCCAACGCCACCCTGGATGCGCGGCTGA